From the Halorhabdus utahensis DSM 12940 genome, one window contains:
- the cbiB gene encoding adenosylcobinamide-phosphate synthase CbiB, with protein sequence MTIIAAAPGEFVVRIQPGICVALALALDGAVGEPPESIHPVALFGRMIAPLDREWPFSRAVGTSIALAAPLAVAFLAWLLVEFATTVPVLSSIVAGLVLFSTLSLRRLLTRARDVIDVSRTDLETARERLPALVGRDPSSLSPPLIRSASVESLAENLADGFVAPLLAFTLGAQLSLSVGVAAAVWIKAVNTLDSMLGYRSKPVGWASARLDDLVMWLPARTTAVLIALAARDFGALWRARGWRGAPPSPNSGWPMATLAAVLDTRFEKPGVYVLNPDATLPDAAAATRAIRIVAIAGTIAGAMSLLIASVQLSPGSLGLVAVGVGSC encoded by the coding sequence GTGACGATCATCGCGGCGGCCCCAGGCGAGTTCGTGGTTCGCATCCAGCCGGGGATCTGCGTCGCGCTCGCCCTCGCGCTGGACGGGGCTGTCGGCGAACCGCCCGAATCGATTCATCCCGTCGCGCTGTTCGGTCGAATGATCGCTCCCCTTGATCGCGAGTGGCCGTTTTCGCGGGCCGTGGGCACGTCGATCGCGCTGGCTGCTCCACTCGCCGTCGCTTTCCTCGCCTGGCTGCTCGTCGAGTTTGCCACAACTGTCCCGGTCCTCAGCTCGATCGTCGCCGGCCTCGTTCTTTTCAGTACGCTAAGCCTCCGCCGGCTGCTCACGCGGGCCCGAGACGTGATCGATGTCAGCAGGACAGATCTGGAGACGGCCCGGGAGCGCCTCCCCGCGCTGGTGGGTCGCGACCCGAGTTCCCTCTCGCCGCCATTGATCCGGAGTGCCAGCGTCGAGAGTCTGGCCGAGAATCTGGCAGACGGGTTCGTCGCGCCGTTGCTCGCATTCACTCTCGGCGCGCAGCTCTCGCTGTCGGTCGGCGTCGCTGCCGCTGTCTGGATCAAGGCGGTCAATACGCTCGACTCGATGCTTGGCTACCGTTCGAAGCCCGTCGGCTGGGCGAGCGCGCGACTCGACGATCTCGTGATGTGGCTGCCGGCGCGGACGACGGCTGTTTTGATCGCGCTGGCGGCCCGTGATTTCGGGGCACTCTGGCGTGCCCGGGGATGGCGTGGCGCGCCCCCGTCGCCCAACTCCGGGTGGCCGATGGCGACGCTGGCTGCCGTACTCGACACCCGGTTCGAGAAGCCCGGCGTGTACGTACTCAACCCGGATGCAACGCTACCCGACGCAGCGGCGGCGACGCGAGCGATTCGGATCGTGGCGATCGCGGGGACCATCGCCGGCGCGATGTCACTCCTCATCGCGTCCGTTCAGCTCAGTCCTGGCTCACTCGGACTCGTCGCCGTGGGGGTGGGGTCATGTTGA
- the cobS gene encoding adenosylcobinamide-GDP ribazoletransferase, with translation MLSALRGAVGFLTRLPVGHDEAAWEAFRSQPAAFPLVGYAIGALAALPLLAPVPSATAAVGFLAWLYVLTGINHLDGVADLGDAAVVHGDSERRQEVLADTTVGVGAVAAVGIVFAGLATAGYTLAQLPARAALLVVAGEVGAKTAVALAACLGTATHDGLGAQFTDRLHYRHALAPLVVAFPAVALTWPDPSALVAVAAAVTCGVGMVVWARRTLGGVDGDVLGATAELARVVGLHAGVIAWTLF, from the coding sequence ATGTTGAGTGCGCTCCGCGGTGCAGTGGGATTCCTGACGCGGCTCCCGGTGGGCCACGACGAGGCGGCCTGGGAGGCGTTCCGATCGCAGCCAGCAGCGTTCCCGCTGGTCGGCTACGCGATCGGCGCGCTGGCGGCGCTTCCGTTGCTCGCGCCGGTCCCGTCCGCCACGGCGGCCGTTGGCTTTCTCGCCTGGTTGTATGTTCTCACTGGCATCAATCATCTGGACGGCGTGGCCGATCTGGGCGACGCGGCGGTCGTCCACGGCGACTCCGAGCGCCGCCAGGAGGTGCTTGCCGACACGACCGTCGGCGTCGGCGCGGTCGCCGCGGTCGGCATCGTGTTCGCTGGACTCGCGACGGCGGGGTACACCCTGGCCCAGTTGCCGGCACGTGCCGCTTTGCTCGTCGTCGCGGGTGAGGTCGGCGCGAAGACCGCTGTCGCACTCGCGGCCTGTCTCGGCACGGCGACGCACGACGGCCTGGGTGCGCAGTTCACGGACCGGCTTCACTACCGTCACGCGCTCGCTCCGCTGGTCGTCGCTTTTCCCGCTGTCGCCCTGACCTGGCCTGATCCCTCGGCGCTCGTGGCTGTCGCCGCGGCGGTTACGTGTGGCGTGGGCATGGTCGTCTGGGCTCGCCGGACGCTCGGCGGCGTCGACGGCGACGTCCTCGGCGCGACTGCGGAACTCGCCCGCGTCGTCGGGCTACACGCGGGGGTGATCGCGTGGACGCTCTTTTGA
- a CDS encoding PGF-CTERM-anchored ABC transporter substrate-binding protein yields MSRTIAGVLAVLLVVGGVAGVALSPAAGQAATHESTVNCSFPITVTDANGANVTVSERPERVVTLAPSASQVVWELGAQDSVVGMPVNQYTSYLNGSSEKTNVVTDNGQPQIETIIGLEPDLVLAPNIISSDAVEQLRDAGVTVYRFESASSIGDVVEKTRLTGRLLGTYETATDVSARTQAAVEAYRNATTGAERPTVYYAMGGGFTAGPQTFIGDVIDAAGADNVASAANISTYDTISTEVVVEENPDWIVVSGQSPIPSDPALSNTTAIQENQTVRVDANFISQPGPRVTQPLRTLATAFHPEAAADVTADPSTVSAPVCAADAMEPTTTESASATTTDSSAETTEMTTDSTTESTTAETVTLETNQTMDQATEQTTTATGPGFGIVAALIALVGAGTVTRRQ; encoded by the coding sequence ATGTCACGGACCATCGCAGGCGTACTCGCAGTGCTGTTGGTCGTCGGTGGTGTGGCCGGTGTGGCGCTGTCGCCCGCTGCCGGCCAGGCCGCTACCCACGAATCGACTGTCAACTGCTCGTTCCCGATCACCGTCACCGATGCCAACGGGGCGAACGTGACGGTGAGTGAGCGACCGGAACGAGTCGTCACCCTTGCACCGAGTGCTTCCCAGGTCGTGTGGGAACTCGGTGCCCAAGACAGCGTTGTCGGGATGCCGGTCAACCAGTACACGAGCTACCTGAACGGATCGAGCGAGAAGACGAACGTCGTCACCGACAACGGACAGCCCCAGATCGAGACGATCATCGGACTCGAACCCGATCTGGTGCTTGCGCCGAATATCATCAGCTCTGACGCGGTCGAACAACTCCGGGACGCGGGCGTGACGGTCTATCGTTTCGAAAGTGCGAGTTCGATCGGTGACGTCGTCGAGAAGACGCGACTCACCGGGCGACTGCTCGGCACCTACGAGACCGCCACCGACGTCAGTGCTCGGACGCAGGCAGCCGTCGAGGCTTACCGGAATGCGACCACCGGGGCGGAACGACCGACAGTCTACTACGCCATGGGCGGTGGATTCACCGCCGGTCCCCAGACGTTCATCGGTGACGTGATCGATGCTGCCGGCGCGGATAACGTTGCCAGTGCCGCAAACATCAGCACCTACGATACGATCAGTACCGAAGTTGTCGTCGAGGAAAATCCCGACTGGATCGTCGTCTCGGGGCAATCGCCGATCCCGTCCGATCCCGCGCTGTCGAACACCACGGCGATACAGGAAAACCAGACTGTCCGCGTCGACGCCAACTTCATCAGCCAACCCGGGCCGCGGGTGACCCAGCCGCTACGGACGCTGGCGACGGCATTCCATCCCGAAGCGGCGGCCGACGTGACTGCGGATCCGTCGACGGTGTCGGCCCCGGTCTGTGCGGCTGATGCGATGGAGCCGACGACGACTGAGTCGGCGTCGGCAACGACGACCGATTCATCGGCCGAGACGACCGAGATGACGACCGATTCAACGACCGAATCGACGACGGCCGAGACGGTCACGCTGGAAACTAATCAGACGATGGACCAAGCCACCGAACAGACCACGACCGCCACTGGCCCTGGGTTCGGGATCGTCGCGGCACTCATCGCGCTGGTTGGCGCGGGAACGGTTACCCGGCGTCAGTAA